One region of Exiguobacterium acetylicum genomic DNA includes:
- the clpB gene encoding ATP-dependent chaperone ClpB, protein MDFERLTDRAHEGIVSAQAIAKQRRHSEITEWHLLLALLAQEEGIARVVFEKLNQRIETLNGAIDEAIGKLPALSQATTPRIGGSLLNVLTEAETEARLMQDDYVSVEHLLLALIKQSSPAAQYLRRQGITEETLREAIVSMRGNRKVTTKNPEETFDVLKKYGRDLVADFRSGKTDPVIGRDDEIRRVIRILSRKTKNNPVLIGEPGVGKTAIVEGLAQRIVRGDVPESLKNKQLFSLDMSALVAGAKYRGEFEERLQAVLNEVKEAEGQILLFIDELHTIVGAGKTDGAMDAGNMLKPMLARGELHCIGATTLDEYRKYIEKDPALERRFQQVLVAEPDVEDTISILRGLKERFEIHHGVRIHDNALVAAAMLSDRYITDRFMPDKAIDLVDEACAMIRTDMESMPAELDSLVRRVMQLEIEEAALKKETDEASRKRLAVLQQELSSVREDESALRTRWEREKESSQSVQQLRADLEKAKLALQEAEGRYDLNRASEIKYGQIPDLEARLKVAEESSEHVSHELVREAVTEEEISDIVSKWTGIPVTRLAQGEREKLLYLEDTLHERVFGQDEAVRLVADAVIRARAGIKDPNRPIGSFLFLGPTGVGKTELAKALAAAMFDSEDHIVRIDMSEYMEKHNVSRLVGAPPGYVGYEEGGQLTEAVRRSPYSVLLFDEIEKAHGDVFNILLQLLDDGRLTDAQGRVVDFKNTIVIMTSNIGAPILLEAAKDGVIDAAEEEAVRQELKRHFRPEFLNRIDDTILFHPLHRTEIERIIDKAVEKMSSRLSGRGITIDVTDAAKTLIFEEAFEPQYGARPINRYMQRTIETKLARALISGAIQDGARIAIDVEDGELIVHG, encoded by the coding sequence ATGGATTTTGAACGTTTAACGGATCGGGCACACGAGGGAATCGTCTCTGCCCAAGCGATCGCGAAACAACGTCGTCATAGTGAAATCACAGAATGGCATTTGTTACTTGCCTTACTTGCTCAAGAAGAAGGGATTGCACGAGTCGTCTTTGAAAAGTTGAATCAACGGATTGAGACATTGAATGGAGCGATTGACGAGGCGATTGGTAAACTTCCTGCCTTGTCCCAGGCGACGACGCCTCGGATCGGGGGCTCGTTGCTGAACGTGTTGACGGAAGCAGAGACGGAAGCGCGTCTCATGCAGGATGACTATGTCTCCGTCGAACACTTATTGTTAGCATTGATCAAACAATCAAGTCCAGCAGCACAGTACCTACGTCGTCAAGGCATCACGGAAGAGACACTTCGGGAAGCGATCGTCAGTATGCGAGGCAATCGGAAGGTGACGACGAAAAATCCTGAAGAGACGTTTGATGTGCTGAAAAAATATGGACGTGATCTCGTAGCGGATTTCCGGTCCGGGAAAACAGATCCGGTCATCGGCCGTGATGATGAGATTCGACGTGTCATCCGGATTTTGAGTCGGAAGACAAAAAACAATCCCGTCTTGATTGGAGAACCCGGTGTCGGGAAAACGGCAATCGTTGAAGGACTCGCGCAACGGATCGTCCGAGGGGATGTACCGGAGAGTCTGAAAAACAAGCAGTTGTTCAGTTTAGACATGAGTGCGCTCGTCGCTGGTGCGAAGTACCGGGGTGAGTTCGAAGAACGCCTGCAGGCAGTCTTGAATGAAGTCAAGGAAGCCGAAGGACAGATTCTCTTATTCATCGATGAGCTGCATACGATCGTTGGTGCCGGGAAGACGGACGGCGCAATGGATGCCGGAAACATGCTCAAGCCGATGCTTGCACGAGGAGAATTGCACTGTATCGGTGCGACGACGCTGGATGAGTACCGGAAGTATATCGAAAAGGACCCGGCGCTCGAACGTCGCTTCCAACAAGTCCTCGTCGCGGAACCGGATGTCGAGGATACGATTTCCATTCTGCGTGGATTAAAAGAACGGTTCGAGATTCACCACGGTGTGCGGATTCATGATAATGCGCTCGTCGCGGCGGCGATGTTATCCGATCGATATATCACGGATCGATTTATGCCGGATAAGGCGATCGATCTCGTTGATGAAGCATGTGCGATGATTCGGACCGATATGGAGTCGATGCCAGCTGAACTCGATTCACTCGTTCGTCGGGTCATGCAGCTCGAAATCGAGGAAGCGGCATTAAAGAAAGAGACGGATGAAGCATCTCGAAAACGACTTGCCGTCTTACAGCAAGAGCTCAGCTCTGTCCGGGAAGACGAGAGTGCGCTGCGGACGCGATGGGAACGGGAAAAAGAGAGTTCGCAAAGTGTCCAGCAGTTACGTGCGGATCTTGAGAAGGCGAAACTGGCGTTACAAGAAGCGGAAGGACGCTATGATTTGAACCGAGCATCGGAAATCAAGTACGGTCAAATTCCGGATCTTGAGGCACGTCTGAAAGTCGCGGAAGAGTCATCTGAACACGTCTCACACGAACTCGTTCGAGAAGCGGTGACGGAAGAAGAGATATCCGACATCGTTTCGAAATGGACTGGCATTCCGGTGACGCGGCTTGCGCAGGGCGAACGCGAAAAATTACTTTATCTTGAAGATACGCTTCATGAGCGCGTCTTCGGTCAAGACGAAGCGGTTCGTCTCGTCGCGGACGCTGTCATTCGAGCGCGCGCGGGCATCAAGGATCCGAACCGCCCGATTGGCTCGTTCTTGTTCCTCGGTCCGACAGGGGTCGGGAAGACAGAACTCGCCAAAGCCTTGGCGGCGGCGATGTTCGATAGTGAAGATCACATCGTCCGCATCGATATGTCGGAGTATATGGAAAAACACAATGTCTCCCGTCTCGTCGGTGCGCCTCCGGGATACGTTGGTTATGAAGAAGGCGGTCAATTGACGGAAGCCGTCCGACGGAGCCCGTATTCGGTGCTGTTGTTCGATGAGATCGAAAAAGCGCACGGGGACGTCTTCAATATCTTGCTTCAGTTGCTCGACGATGGTCGATTGACGGATGCGCAAGGACGCGTCGTCGACTTCAAGAACACGATCGTCATCATGACGTCAAACATCGGGGCGCCGATCCTGCTTGAAGCAGCAAAAGATGGTGTCATCGATGCAGCGGAAGAAGAAGCCGTTCGCCAAGAACTGAAGCGCCACTTCCGACCGGAGTTCTTGAACCGGATCGATGATACGATTTTATTCCATCCACTCCACCGGACGGAAATCGAACGAATCATCGACAAAGCGGTCGAGAAAATGAGTTCACGTTTATCTGGACGTGGCATTACGATTGATGTTACGGATGCTGCGAAGACGTTGATTTTCGAAGAAGCCTTCGAACCACAATACGGCGCACGTCCAATCAATCGTTATATGCAACGAACGATTGAGACGAAACTTGCCCGTGCCTTGATCAGTGGGGCGATACAAGATGGTGCCCGGATTGCGATTGACGTAGAAGACGGCGAACTAATCGTCCACGGATGA